One window from the genome of Aquabacterium sp. A3 encodes:
- a CDS encoding GMC family oxidoreductase: MSKLPDPFRDGLARGWKATNGGEQGLPESVSCDVAIIGTGAGAGITAELLTKAGLDVVLIEEGPLRTSKDFNQRESEAYADLYQDGAGRRTMDGAITILQGRCVGGTTVINWTSSFRTPSATLGHWREVYGLNDFTRDALDPWFEQAERRLGIHAWPVPPNPNNELLRTGAHKLGISAEVIPRNVRGCWNLGSCGLGCPTNAKQSMLVTTIPAALDAGARLFYQTRAQELVIHKGQVQELVCVPIRVNGGKTSDQVMRVKARHFVVSGGAINSPALLKRSKAPDPHDLLGKRTFLHPVAFSSGVFDQRIEGWAGAPQSIYSDHFIEHSPLNGPIGYKLEATPIHPGLASILLGGFGSTLAERFAQYPNTQMMLALMRDGFHPESEGGTVMLNLDGSPLLHYPMSDYLLDGFRRSYLTMAEIQFAAGAKTVTPWHEQGQSYSTWAAAKEAIERFDMKPYLTGAGSAHVMGGCHMGGSERQGVVRPDGVHWQVENLSVHDGSVFPTSIGANPQLSIYGIVNRMAAQLSKRLSGKDVLLA; the protein is encoded by the coding sequence ATGAGCAAATTACCTGATCCTTTCCGTGACGGCCTGGCGCGAGGCTGGAAAGCCACCAACGGTGGCGAGCAAGGCCTGCCTGAATCCGTCAGCTGCGACGTGGCCATCATCGGAACCGGCGCGGGCGCGGGCATCACGGCCGAGTTGCTGACCAAGGCCGGGCTGGACGTCGTCCTGATTGAAGAGGGCCCCCTGCGCACCAGCAAAGACTTCAATCAGCGCGAGTCCGAGGCCTATGCCGATTTGTACCAGGATGGCGCCGGACGCCGCACCATGGACGGTGCCATCACGATCCTGCAAGGCCGCTGCGTGGGTGGCACCACGGTCATCAACTGGACCAGTTCGTTTCGCACGCCCTCAGCCACCCTCGGCCATTGGCGTGAGGTGTACGGTCTGAACGACTTCACCCGCGATGCCCTCGACCCCTGGTTCGAACAGGCCGAGCGTCGCCTGGGCATCCATGCCTGGCCCGTGCCCCCCAACCCCAACAACGAACTGCTGCGCACGGGCGCGCACAAACTGGGCATCTCGGCCGAAGTGATTCCGCGCAATGTGCGCGGCTGCTGGAACCTGGGCTCATGCGGACTGGGTTGCCCCACCAACGCCAAGCAGTCCATGCTGGTGACCACCATCCCGGCGGCACTGGACGCTGGTGCGCGCCTGTTTTACCAAACCCGCGCCCAGGAGCTCGTGATCCACAAGGGTCAGGTCCAAGAGTTGGTGTGCGTCCCCATCCGGGTCAACGGAGGCAAGACCAGCGATCAGGTGATGCGCGTGAAAGCTCGGCACTTTGTGGTGTCGGGCGGCGCCATCAACTCGCCTGCCCTGCTCAAGCGCTCCAAGGCCCCCGACCCACACGATCTGCTGGGCAAGCGCACCTTCCTGCACCCAGTGGCCTTCTCCAGTGGCGTGTTCGACCAGCGCATCGAAGGCTGGGCGGGCGCTCCCCAGTCCATTTACTCCGACCACTTCATCGAACATTCGCCCCTGAACGGCCCCATCGGTTACAAGCTGGAAGCCACCCCGATCCACCCTGGACTGGCCTCCATTCTGCTGGGCGGGTTCGGCAGCACCCTGGCCGAGCGGTTTGCGCAGTACCCCAACACGCAGATGATGCTGGCCCTGATGCGCGATGGATTCCACCCGGAATCGGAGGGCGGTACGGTGATGCTGAACCTGGACGGCTCGCCACTGCTGCACTACCCCATGAGCGATTACCTGCTGGACGGGTTCCGCCGGTCGTACCTCACGATGGCCGAAATCCAGTTCGCCGCTGGCGCCAAGACCGTCACCCCATGGCACGAGCAAGGGCAAAGTTACAGCACCTGGGCCGCCGCCAAAGAAGCCATCGAGCGCTTTGACATGAAACCCTACCTGACGGGCGCCGGCAGTGCCCACGTCATGGGCGGTTGCCACATGGGCGGCAGCGAGCGGCAAGGGGTGGTTCGCCCTGATGGCGTGCACTGGCAGGTCGAGAACCTCTCGGTGCACGACGGCTCGGTGTTCCCCACCAGCATCGGCGCCAACCCGCAGTTGTCCATCTACGGCATCGTCAACCGCATGGCAGCGCAGCTGAGCAAACGACTCAGCGGCAAGGACGTGCTGCTGGCCTGA
- the ompA gene encoding outer membrane protein OmpA, protein MNKLNRVAALFASAAMVTGAFAQNVDNWRGTDGTVWKNGTNEYCWRDNFFTPETGVQGCDGVPAPAAPAPAPVAAPAAPAPAPAPAPVVVPAAPTTEKVSFAADAFFDFDKAVLKAEGKAKLDDLAEKVKDLTLEVIIAVGHTDSVGPDEYNQKLSIRRSEAVKAYLVDKGIDAARVYTEGKGEKQPVADNKTSDGRAQNRRVEIEVVGTRTVK, encoded by the coding sequence ATGAACAAATTGAATCGAGTGGCCGCCCTGTTCGCCTCTGCTGCCATGGTGACCGGCGCTTTCGCCCAGAACGTTGACAACTGGCGCGGCACCGATGGCACCGTGTGGAAGAACGGCACCAATGAATACTGCTGGCGCGACAACTTCTTCACGCCCGAAACCGGCGTGCAAGGTTGTGATGGCGTGCCTGCTCCTGCCGCTCCGGCGCCTGCGCCTGTGGCTGCGCCTGCTGCGCCGGCTCCGGCACCTGCTCCCGCCCCTGTGGTGGTGCCTGCAGCCCCGACCACTGAAAAGGTCAGCTTCGCGGCCGACGCCTTCTTTGACTTTGACAAGGCCGTGCTGAAGGCCGAAGGCAAGGCCAAGCTGGACGACCTGGCCGAGAAGGTCAAGGACCTGACCCTGGAGGTCATCATCGCCGTGGGTCACACCGACTCGGTCGGTCCTGACGAGTACAACCAGAAGCTGTCGATCCGTCGCTCGGAAGCCGTCAAGGCCTATCTGGTCGACAAGGGCATCGACGCTGCCCGCGTGTACACCGAAGGCAAGGGCGAGAAGCAGCCCGTGGCCGACAACAAGACATCCGATGGCCGCGCTCAAAACCGCCGCGTGGAAATCGAAGTGGTGGGCACCCGCACCGTCAAGTGA
- a CDS encoding long-chain-fatty-acid--CoA ligase, with protein MTTSKPWLANYEPGVPAEINADEYNSLVDLLEQAFKQHARRNMAAFMGAHWTFEQVDELSRSLAGYFQSLGLAKGARVALMMPNVPQYVVAIAAVLRAGYVVVNVNPLYTPRELEHQLKDAGAEAIVILENFAVTLQEVVSRTPVKHIVVAAMGDMLPFVKGALVNFVVRNVKKMVPAYTLPNTDKCRTVSFKDALAKGASAKYSRPSLKADDVAFLQYTGGTTGVSKGATLLHRNVVANILQNEAWFKPQLSKLGNEPLVAVCALPLYHIFALTVCYFMGARMGSMNILIPNPRDLPAVIKTLSAYKINQFPAVNTLFNALANHPDFAKLDFSGLKVSMGGGMAVQQATAEKWLKLTGCPIVEGYGLSETSPVATANRLDNQTFNGSIGYPVPSTEVAILDDDGNQLDIGGVGEIAIRGPQVMAGYWNRPDETAKVMTSDGFFRTGDIGVMDATGQVKIVDRKKDMILVSGFNVYPNEVEQVVNLHPGVLECAAVGVPDEKSGEAVKLFVVRKDATLTEAQLKAYCHEQLTGYKCPKYVEFRNDLPKTNVGKILRRELRDEKKAA; from the coding sequence ATGACCACATCCAAGCCATGGCTGGCGAATTACGAACCGGGCGTTCCGGCCGAGATCAATGCCGACGAATACAACTCGTTGGTGGACTTGCTGGAGCAGGCGTTCAAACAGCATGCCCGTCGCAACATGGCCGCTTTCATGGGCGCGCACTGGACGTTCGAGCAAGTGGATGAGCTGTCGCGTTCTCTGGCCGGTTATTTCCAGTCATTGGGCTTGGCCAAGGGGGCCCGCGTGGCCTTGATGATGCCCAACGTGCCGCAGTACGTGGTGGCCATTGCCGCTGTCTTGCGCGCCGGTTATGTGGTGGTCAACGTCAATCCGCTGTACACACCCCGTGAGCTGGAGCACCAGCTGAAGGATGCTGGCGCCGAGGCCATCGTCATCCTCGAGAATTTTGCAGTGACGCTGCAGGAGGTGGTGTCGCGCACCCCGGTCAAGCACATCGTCGTGGCCGCCATGGGGGACATGCTGCCGTTCGTCAAGGGCGCGCTGGTGAACTTTGTGGTGCGCAACGTCAAGAAGATGGTGCCGGCCTACACGCTGCCCAACACAGACAAGTGCCGCACGGTGAGCTTCAAGGATGCGCTGGCCAAGGGGGCGTCGGCCAAGTACAGCCGCCCCAGCCTCAAGGCGGACGACGTGGCCTTCTTGCAGTACACCGGCGGCACCACGGGCGTGTCGAAGGGGGCCACCCTGTTGCACCGCAATGTGGTGGCCAACATCCTGCAAAACGAGGCGTGGTTCAAGCCGCAGCTCAGCAAGCTGGGCAACGAGCCCCTGGTGGCTGTGTGCGCCTTGCCGCTGTATCACATCTTCGCGTTGACGGTGTGTTACTTCATGGGCGCACGCATGGGCTCGATGAACATCCTCATCCCCAATCCGCGTGACCTGCCTGCGGTGATCAAGACCCTGAGCGCGTACAAGATCAACCAGTTCCCAGCCGTGAACACCTTGTTCAATGCCCTGGCCAACCACCCTGACTTTGCCAAGCTTGATTTCTCGGGCTTGAAAGTCTCGATGGGCGGGGGCATGGCGGTTCAGCAAGCGACCGCCGAGAAGTGGCTGAAGTTGACGGGGTGCCCGATCGTGGAAGGCTATGGCTTGTCGGAGACCTCGCCGGTGGCCACGGCCAACCGCCTGGACAACCAGACCTTCAATGGTTCGATCGGCTATCCGGTGCCGTCCACTGAAGTGGCCATCCTGGATGACGATGGCAACCAGCTGGACATCGGTGGCGTGGGTGAAATCGCCATCCGCGGTCCTCAGGTGATGGCCGGCTACTGGAACCGCCCTGATGAAACGGCCAAGGTGATGACCAGCGATGGGTTCTTCCGCACCGGCGACATCGGGGTGATGGACGCCACCGGGCAGGTCAAGATCGTGGACCGCAAGAAGGACATGATCCTGGTGTCGGGCTTCAACGTGTACCCCAACGAGGTGGAGCAGGTGGTGAACCTGCACCCGGGCGTGCTGGAGTGCGCCGCCGTGGGCGTGCCGGACGAGAAGTCGGGCGAAGCTGTCAAGCTGTTCGTGGTGCGCAAGGATGCCACTTTGACCGAGGCCCAGTTGAAGGCCTATTGCCACGAGCAACTGACCGGCTACAAGTGCCCGAAGTACGTGGAGTTCCGCAACGACCTGCCCAAGACCAACGTGGGCAAGATTCTGCGCCGCGAACTGCGCGACGAGAAGAAGGCCGCCTGA
- a CDS encoding ATP-binding protein, translating to MDTRIRHAQVLAMHEVMPLAQCASLVCALAVAIVLWQRVDLAALLPWLAARLAISLTRIWYSQACVRQPTRHTDQAYVGLAVVDGMLWGAMGWGLTPVMDLSVAIVTISVGISAASLGVIMLHIHSTANWTFVVAGLVPNAVYALQRGDDLGYFCFAGFLGLTGILLFEGQRLNRRFMTTLRLRFESELAHEAEKRALQKVQELADMRSRFVATISHEMRTPLHGMLGLLRLVREHADRPPDPRHLMLMHHAGEHLVQVINDVLDFAKLETTGLPIAPAPFCLNTMLDELVDTIRFNAEAKGLTLALDSALPADTWVMGDITRIRQVLLNLMGNAIKFTQNGEVRLKVTRDEITGRTELSVQDTGVGIPADDIDRIFQPFQQAEGTYERRFGGSGLGLTISRELCGAMRGALTCQSAPGQGSVFKCTLPLPGTEPSRLGSAHIPHHQAQVDLQSDSVASVSGISHVLLVDDNPVNTLVAEAELRLLGLDVNTASSGQSALDWLEHRRTDLILMDCEMPGMDGVAATQAIRSRERRLGHQPVPIVALTANGRDAYDQRCQPAGMNDYLAKPFDRADLRAVVLKFSSREIASAPA from the coding sequence GTGGACACGCGCATTCGTCACGCCCAGGTGCTGGCCATGCACGAGGTCATGCCATTGGCGCAATGCGCCTCGCTGGTGTGCGCCTTGGCGGTCGCGATCGTTTTGTGGCAACGCGTTGACCTTGCTGCCTTGCTGCCCTGGTTGGCGGCGCGCCTGGCCATCAGCCTGACCCGGATTTGGTACTCCCAAGCCTGTGTTCGGCAGCCGACACGACACACAGATCAGGCCTACGTGGGGCTGGCCGTGGTGGACGGCATGCTATGGGGCGCCATGGGTTGGGGACTGACGCCGGTCATGGACCTCAGTGTGGCCATCGTCACGATCAGCGTGGGCATCTCGGCGGCCAGCCTGGGCGTGATCATGCTGCACATCCACTCGACAGCCAACTGGACATTTGTGGTGGCCGGGCTGGTCCCCAACGCGGTTTACGCCCTTCAGCGAGGAGATGACCTGGGCTACTTCTGCTTCGCCGGGTTCCTGGGCTTGACCGGCATCCTGCTGTTCGAAGGACAGCGGCTGAACCGTCGATTCATGACCACCTTGCGGCTGCGCTTCGAAAGCGAGTTGGCCCACGAGGCCGAGAAAAGAGCCTTGCAGAAGGTGCAGGAGCTGGCCGACATGCGCAGCCGTTTCGTGGCCACGATCAGCCATGAAATGCGCACGCCACTGCACGGCATGCTGGGGCTGTTGCGGCTGGTTCGAGAGCACGCCGACCGACCGCCTGACCCAAGACACCTCATGCTGATGCACCACGCGGGTGAACACCTGGTGCAGGTCATCAACGACGTGCTGGACTTCGCCAAGCTGGAAACCACGGGCCTGCCGATTGCTCCTGCGCCGTTCTGCCTCAACACCATGCTCGACGAGCTGGTGGACACCATCCGCTTCAACGCAGAGGCCAAAGGGCTCACGCTGGCGCTGGACTCGGCCCTGCCTGCCGACACGTGGGTGATGGGTGACATCACCCGGATTCGCCAGGTCCTGCTCAATCTGATGGGCAATGCGATCAAGTTCACCCAAAACGGCGAAGTGCGCCTGAAGGTCACACGCGACGAAATCACCGGGCGAACCGAGCTCAGCGTGCAAGACACGGGCGTCGGCATCCCGGCCGACGACATCGACCGCATCTTTCAGCCATTTCAGCAAGCCGAAGGCACCTACGAACGACGCTTTGGCGGCAGCGGGCTGGGCCTGACCATCTCGCGAGAACTCTGTGGCGCGATGAGGGGCGCCCTGACTTGTCAGAGTGCGCCGGGACAAGGATCGGTGTTCAAGTGCACATTGCCGCTGCCAGGCACCGAGCCAAGCAGGCTCGGGTCCGCGCACATCCCCCACCACCAGGCCCAGGTCGACCTTCAGAGCGACAGCGTCGCATCTGTCTCAGGGATCTCGCACGTGCTGCTGGTGGACGACAATCCGGTCAATACGCTGGTGGCTGAAGCCGAGCTGCGATTGCTTGGACTGGACGTGAACACCGCCAGCAGCGGCCAAAGCGCGCTGGACTGGCTGGAGCACCGCCGCACCGACCTCATCCTCATGGACTGCGAGATGCCGGGCATGGACGGCGTTGCCGCCACGCAAGCCATTCGCTCCCGTGAGCGACGGCTGGGGCACCAGCCGGTGCCCATCGTGGCACTGACCGCCAACGGGCGCGATGCCTATGACCAGCGCTGTCAGCCCGCCGGCATGAACGATTACCTGGCCAAACCTTTCGACAGGGCCGACCTCAGGGCGGTGGTGCTGAAGTTCAGCTCCAGAGAGATCGCTTCAGCACCGGCCTGA
- the hemW gene encoding radical SAM family heme chaperone HemW, whose translation MITLSRPGSLQTLPPLSLYVHLPWCLKKCPYCDFNSHEVNAPQRSALGGSAHLPPDVEGRYLDALRADLESVLPQVWGRRVYTVFIGGGTPSLFSPEGIDRLLADVRARLPLEADAEITLEANPGTFEKDRFRAFREAGVNRLSIGVQSFDDAKLKALGRVHDGAQARAAVAEAASCFDTFNIDLMYALPGQSLADLQRDLATALSFQPPHLSLYHLTMEPNTRFATQPPAGLPDDDTAFDMLDHLVAVTAQAGLQRYEVSAYARPGHQSRHNLNYWMFGDYIGIGAGAHGKISFPDRIVRQVRWREPRSYMAHALAGQACSNEHEIDLPNRAFEFMMNALRLKDGFELARFTERTGLTLASIQTALTEAETKGLLARDLVRAWPTDKGFDFLSDLQGLFLKD comes from the coding sequence ATGATCACCCTGAGCCGCCCCGGCAGCCTGCAGACGCTGCCACCGCTGTCGCTGTATGTGCACCTGCCGTGGTGCCTCAAGAAATGCCCGTATTGCGACTTCAACTCGCATGAAGTCAACGCGCCTCAGCGGTCGGCCCTGGGCGGCAGTGCGCACCTCCCACCCGATGTGGAGGGCCGCTACCTGGACGCCTTGCGGGCCGACCTCGAGTCGGTGCTGCCGCAGGTCTGGGGGCGCCGTGTGTACACGGTGTTCATCGGCGGGGGCACGCCCAGTCTGTTCTCGCCCGAAGGCATCGACCGACTGCTGGCCGACGTTCGCGCCCGCCTGCCTCTGGAGGCCGACGCAGAAATCACGCTGGAGGCCAACCCGGGGACGTTTGAAAAAGACCGATTCCGCGCCTTCCGTGAAGCCGGTGTCAATCGCCTGTCCATTGGCGTTCAAAGCTTCGATGACGCCAAACTCAAGGCGTTGGGGCGCGTTCACGATGGCGCCCAGGCCCGTGCCGCCGTCGCCGAGGCGGCCAGTTGCTTTGACACCTTCAACATCGACCTGATGTATGCGCTGCCAGGCCAAAGCCTGGCCGATCTGCAGCGCGACCTGGCCACGGCCTTGTCATTCCAGCCCCCTCACCTGTCGCTCTATCACCTGACGATGGAGCCCAACACGCGTTTTGCCACCCAGCCGCCCGCGGGCCTGCCCGACGACGACACGGCCTTCGACATGCTGGATCACCTCGTGGCGGTCACCGCGCAGGCCGGCCTGCAACGCTATGAGGTCTCGGCCTACGCCCGACCGGGTCACCAAAGCCGCCACAACCTCAACTACTGGATGTTTGGCGACTACATCGGCATCGGCGCAGGCGCCCACGGCAAGATCAGCTTTCCTGACCGCATCGTGCGGCAGGTGCGCTGGCGCGAGCCCCGCAGCTACATGGCGCACGCCTTGGCAGGACAAGCCTGCTCGAACGAACACGAGATCGATCTCCCCAACCGGGCGTTCGAGTTCATGATGAACGCGCTGCGCCTGAAGGACGGTTTCGAGCTGGCGAGGTTCACCGAGCGCACGGGCCTCACCCTGGCCAGCATCCAGACCGCCCTGACCGAGGCAGAAACCAAGGGCCTGCTGGCGCGCGATCTGGTGCGCGCCTGGCCCACCGACAAGGGCTTTGACTTCCTCAGCGATCTGCAAGGCCTGTTCCTCAAAGACTGA